The following proteins are co-located in the Phaenicophaeus curvirostris isolate KB17595 chromosome 12, BPBGC_Pcur_1.0, whole genome shotgun sequence genome:
- the CLPX gene encoding ATP-dependent Clp protease ATP-binding subunit clpX-like, mitochondrial isoform X1, protein MSACHSCAARLLGSTLPSARRGITCGRTRIPVLGKLGTFETCSLRRIPLRNFSETPAYFASKDGASKDGSGEGSKKSVGEGGGKKSSSGSSGKGGNQLRCPKCGDLCTHVETFVSSTRFVKCEKCHHFFVVLSEADTKKSIIKEPESAAEAVKLAFQQKPPPPPKKIYNYLDKYVVGQCFAKKVLSVAVYNHYKRIYNNIPANLRQQAEVEKQTSLTPRELEIRRREDEYRFTKLLQIAGISPHGNALGASMQQQMNQQIPQEKRGGEVLDSPNDDIKLEKSNILLLGPTGSGKTLLAQTLAKCLDVPFAICDCTTLTQAGYVGEDIESVIAKLLQDANYNVDKAQQGIVFLDEVDKIGSVPGIHQLRDVGGEGVQQGLLKLLEGTIVNVPEKNSRKLRGETVQVDTTNILFVASGAFNGLDRIISRRKNEKYLGFGSPCNMGKGRRAAAAADLANISGESDPHEDIEEKDRLLRHVEARDLIEFGMIPEFVGRLPVVVPLHSLDEKTLVRILTEPRNAVVPQYQALFSMDKCELNVTEDALKAIARLALDRKTGARGLRSIMEKLLLEPMFEVPNSDIVCVEVDKDVVEGKKEPGYIRAPTKDSSEEEYDSGVEEEGWPRQADAANH, encoded by the exons ATGTCCGCCTGCCACAGCTGCGCCGCCCGCCTCCTGGGCTCCACGCTGCCCTCTGCGCGGAGAG gtatTACTTGTGGTCGTACACGCATCCCTGTTTTAGGAAAACTTGGGACTTTTGAAACTTGTTCCTTAAGACGAATTCCTCTTAGAAACTTCTCAGAAACACCAGCATATTTTGCTTCAAAGGATGGTGCAAGCAAGGATGGTTCTGGAGAAGGAAGCAAG AAATCTGTTGGTGAGGGGGGTGGTAAAAAGTCAAGCTCTGGAAGctcagggaaaggagggaacCAGCTGCGCTGCCCGAAGTGTGGTGACTTGTGCACGCACGTGGAGACCTTTGTGT CTTCCACACGATTTGTGAAGTGTGAAAAGTGTCACCATTTTTTTGTTGTACTGTCCGAGGCAGACACAAAGAAGAGCATCATTAAAGAGCCTGAGTCAGCAGCAGAAGCTGTCAAATTGGCATTCCAGCAGAAGCCACCGCCTCCACCGAAAAAG atttataaCTACCTCGACAAATACGTTGTTGGTCAGTGTTTTGCCAAGAAGGTGCTTTCAGTTGCTGTGTACAATCATTACAAGAGAATCTACAATAATATCCCAGCCAACCTGAGACAGCAAGCAGAAGTTGAAAAGCAGACCTCTTTAACACCAAGAG AATTAGAAATCAGAAGACGGGAGGATGAATACAGATTTACAA AACTCCTGCAGATTGCTGGAATCAGTCCACATGGTAATGCTTTAGGAGCATCGATGCAGCAACAAATGAACCAGCAGATACCTCAGGAAAAACGGGGAGGAGAAGTACTAGATTCACCCAATGACGAcataaaacttgaaaaaagtaatattttgctGCTTGGACCAACTGGATCAG GTAAAACCTTGCTGGCTCAGACTCTAGCTAAATGCCTAGATGTACCTTTTGCTATCTGTGATTGTACCACCTTGACTCAAGCTGGCTATGTTGGTGAAGACATTGAATCTGTTATTGCAAAACTCCTGCAAGATGCCAACTACAATGTAGACAAAGCTCAGCAAG GAATTGTTTTTCTGGATGAAGTAGATAAGATTGGCAGCGTTCCTGGTATTCATCAGTTACGGGATGTTGGAGGAGAAGGTGTTCAACAA GGCTTGTTAAAATTACTAGAAGGCACAATAGTAAACGTTCCAGAAAAGAATTCTCGTAAACTGCGTGGAGAAACGGTGCAGGTTGACACAACAAACATCCTTTTTGTAGCTTCTGGTGCTTTTAATGGTCTTGACAGAATTAtcagcaggaggaaaaatgaaaaa TATCTAGGATTTGGTTCACCATGTAATATGGGAAAAGGCagaagggctgcagcagcagctgatctTGCGAATATAAGTGGAGAGTCTGATCCACACGAAGATATTGAAGAAAAGGATCGCTTGCTGCGTCATGTGGAAGCCAGGGATCTCATTGAGTTTGGCATGATTCCAGAGTTTGTGGGACGTTTGCCTGTTGTGGTTCCTCTACACAGCCTAGACGAGAAAACCCTTGTACGGATTCTTACTGAGCCACGAAATGCTGTGGTTCCTCAATACCAGGCACTTTTCAGCATGGATAAg TGTGAATTAAATGTAACTGAAGATGCATTGAAGGCTATAGCCAGACTGGCCCTGGATAGAAAAACTGGTGCAAGAGGTCTTCGATCTATAATG GAAAAGCTGTTGCTGGAGCCCATGTTTGAAGTTCCCAATTCTGATATTGTATGCGTGGAGGTTGACAAAGATGTTGTAGAAGGCAAAAAAGAGCCAGGATACATTAG GGCTCCCACTAAAGATTCATCTGAGGAAGAGTACGACTCTGGCGTTGAGGAAGAAGGCTGGCCCCGACAAGCAGATGCTGCAAACCATTAA
- the CLPX gene encoding ATP-dependent Clp protease ATP-binding subunit clpX-like, mitochondrial isoform X2, translating to MSACHSCAARLLGSTLPSARRGITCGRTRIPVLGKLGTFETCSLRRIPLRNFSETPAYFASKDGASKDGSGEGSKKSVGEGGGKKSSSGSSGKGGNQLRCPKCGDLCTHVETFVSSTRFVKCEKCHHFFVVLSEADTKKSIIKEPESAAEAVKLAFQQKPPPPPKKIYNYLDKYVVGQCFAKKVLSVAVYNHYKRIYNNIPANLRQQAEVEKQTSLTPRELLQIAGISPHGNALGASMQQQMNQQIPQEKRGGEVLDSPNDDIKLEKSNILLLGPTGSGKTLLAQTLAKCLDVPFAICDCTTLTQAGYVGEDIESVIAKLLQDANYNVDKAQQGIVFLDEVDKIGSVPGIHQLRDVGGEGVQQGLLKLLEGTIVNVPEKNSRKLRGETVQVDTTNILFVASGAFNGLDRIISRRKNEKYLGFGSPCNMGKGRRAAAAADLANISGESDPHEDIEEKDRLLRHVEARDLIEFGMIPEFVGRLPVVVPLHSLDEKTLVRILTEPRNAVVPQYQALFSMDKCELNVTEDALKAIARLALDRKTGARGLRSIMEKLLLEPMFEVPNSDIVCVEVDKDVVEGKKEPGYIRAPTKDSSEEEYDSGVEEEGWPRQADAANH from the exons ATGTCCGCCTGCCACAGCTGCGCCGCCCGCCTCCTGGGCTCCACGCTGCCCTCTGCGCGGAGAG gtatTACTTGTGGTCGTACACGCATCCCTGTTTTAGGAAAACTTGGGACTTTTGAAACTTGTTCCTTAAGACGAATTCCTCTTAGAAACTTCTCAGAAACACCAGCATATTTTGCTTCAAAGGATGGTGCAAGCAAGGATGGTTCTGGAGAAGGAAGCAAG AAATCTGTTGGTGAGGGGGGTGGTAAAAAGTCAAGCTCTGGAAGctcagggaaaggagggaacCAGCTGCGCTGCCCGAAGTGTGGTGACTTGTGCACGCACGTGGAGACCTTTGTGT CTTCCACACGATTTGTGAAGTGTGAAAAGTGTCACCATTTTTTTGTTGTACTGTCCGAGGCAGACACAAAGAAGAGCATCATTAAAGAGCCTGAGTCAGCAGCAGAAGCTGTCAAATTGGCATTCCAGCAGAAGCCACCGCCTCCACCGAAAAAG atttataaCTACCTCGACAAATACGTTGTTGGTCAGTGTTTTGCCAAGAAGGTGCTTTCAGTTGCTGTGTACAATCATTACAAGAGAATCTACAATAATATCCCAGCCAACCTGAGACAGCAAGCAGAAGTTGAAAAGCAGACCTCTTTAACACCAAGAG AACTCCTGCAGATTGCTGGAATCAGTCCACATGGTAATGCTTTAGGAGCATCGATGCAGCAACAAATGAACCAGCAGATACCTCAGGAAAAACGGGGAGGAGAAGTACTAGATTCACCCAATGACGAcataaaacttgaaaaaagtaatattttgctGCTTGGACCAACTGGATCAG GTAAAACCTTGCTGGCTCAGACTCTAGCTAAATGCCTAGATGTACCTTTTGCTATCTGTGATTGTACCACCTTGACTCAAGCTGGCTATGTTGGTGAAGACATTGAATCTGTTATTGCAAAACTCCTGCAAGATGCCAACTACAATGTAGACAAAGCTCAGCAAG GAATTGTTTTTCTGGATGAAGTAGATAAGATTGGCAGCGTTCCTGGTATTCATCAGTTACGGGATGTTGGAGGAGAAGGTGTTCAACAA GGCTTGTTAAAATTACTAGAAGGCACAATAGTAAACGTTCCAGAAAAGAATTCTCGTAAACTGCGTGGAGAAACGGTGCAGGTTGACACAACAAACATCCTTTTTGTAGCTTCTGGTGCTTTTAATGGTCTTGACAGAATTAtcagcaggaggaaaaatgaaaaa TATCTAGGATTTGGTTCACCATGTAATATGGGAAAAGGCagaagggctgcagcagcagctgatctTGCGAATATAAGTGGAGAGTCTGATCCACACGAAGATATTGAAGAAAAGGATCGCTTGCTGCGTCATGTGGAAGCCAGGGATCTCATTGAGTTTGGCATGATTCCAGAGTTTGTGGGACGTTTGCCTGTTGTGGTTCCTCTACACAGCCTAGACGAGAAAACCCTTGTACGGATTCTTACTGAGCCACGAAATGCTGTGGTTCCTCAATACCAGGCACTTTTCAGCATGGATAAg TGTGAATTAAATGTAACTGAAGATGCATTGAAGGCTATAGCCAGACTGGCCCTGGATAGAAAAACTGGTGCAAGAGGTCTTCGATCTATAATG GAAAAGCTGTTGCTGGAGCCCATGTTTGAAGTTCCCAATTCTGATATTGTATGCGTGGAGGTTGACAAAGATGTTGTAGAAGGCAAAAAAGAGCCAGGATACATTAG GGCTCCCACTAAAGATTCATCTGAGGAAGAGTACGACTCTGGCGTTGAGGAAGAAGGCTGGCCCCGACAAGCAGATGCTGCAAACCATTAA
- the PDCD7 gene encoding programmed cell death protein 7 encodes MAQPPPFPARFPPPFRSFPPPGRPFPCPAARPAPFAVPPPPPFLLPPPPPPDRGAGPRFPCFPEAEEEAQRRRDELWLSQFLARRRPPPLPPPAPGGPGGARALAVSALGPVSRLAALCRALRRREELRDEPGWARARDEAEEARRELREIVRPLREPGYREALRRRAERARKRRLRLQRRKREREAAREEEAARAAEREAEIDRWRAKRIQEVEEKNREQELKAAADSVLSEVRKKQADTKRMMDILHALEKLRKLRKEAAGRKGVCPPPSADEAFENQVESLKSLLKNRTELYEAEERALRVMLEGEQEEERKREMEKKQKKEREKLLQQKLEIDSKLFGDPDEFPLAHLLQPFRDYYLQAERSVAALIQIRHEWDRYLVPADHPEGSCIPPGWVLPSLPTNDTWATAVR; translated from the exons ATGGCACAGCCGCCGCCTTTCCCCGCGCGGTTCCCGCCGCCGTTCCGGTCGTTCCCGCCGCCCGGCCGCCCCTTCCCctgccccgccgcccgcccggcgCCCTTCGCGgtgccgcctcctcctcctttcctcctcccgccgccaccgccgcccGATCGCGGCGCGGGGCCGCGGTTCCCCTGCTTCCcggaggcggaggaggaggcGCAGCGGCGCCGGGACGAGCTGTGGCTCTCGCAGTTCCTCGCCCGCCGgcggccgcccccgctccccccgccggCTCCGGGCGGTCCCGGCGGCGCCCGGGCTCTGGCGGTTTCGGCGCTGGGCCCGGTGTCGCGCCTGGCCGCGCTGTGCCGGGCCCTGCGGCGGCGGGAGGAGCTGCGGGACGAGCCCGGCTGGGCCCGCGCCCGGGACGAGGCCGAGGAGGCGCGGCGGGAGCTGCGGGAGATCGTGCGGCCCCTGCGGGAGCCCGGGTACCGCGAGGCGCTGCGCCGGCGAGCCGAGAGGgcgaggaagaggaggctgcggcTGCAGCGGAGGAAGCGAGAGCGGGAGGCGGcccgggaggaggaggcggcccGCGCCGCGGAGAGGGAGGCCGAGATCGACCGCTGGCGGGCCAAGCGCATccaggaggtggaggagaagaaccGG GAACAAGAGCTTAAGGCTGCTGCGGACAGTGTCTTATCTGAAGTAAGGAAGAAACAGGCAGACACAAAAAGGATGATGGACATCCTGCATGCATTAGAAAAGCTCCGGAAACTGAGAAAAGAGGCTGCTGGCAGGAAAG GCGTTTGTCCACCCCCCTCGGCAGACGAAGCATTTGAAAATCAGGTGGAAAGTCTCAAATCATTGCTCAAAAATCGCACAGAGCTGTATGAAGCGGAGGAGAGAGCATTAAGAGTTATGCTGGAGGGAGAACAGGAGGAAGAACGgaagagagaaatggaaaagaaacagaagaaggaaagggaaaaactCCTACAGCAGAAACTTGAAATTGATTCCAAGCTTTTTGGGGATCCAG ATGAATTTCCTCTAGCCCATCTATTGCAGCCCTTCAGAGATTATTATTTACAAGCTGAGCGTTCTGTAGCAGCTCTAATTCAGATCAg GCATGAATGGGATCGGTACTTGGTGCCAGCTGATCACCCCGAAGGAAGCTGCATTCCTCCAGGATGGGTTCTTCCAAGTCTCCCCACAAATGATACTTGGGCCACAGCTGTCAGATAA
- the UBAP1L gene encoding ubiquitin-associated protein 1-like, with amino-acid sequence MISSDTRNQVAVMSYLDDIPFRTTMSLHGDSGEENILITAPAIELPDCTDILMSTMHDFSLERKVLYWVEVASQKQTSRHQVTSEVVPTAPPCWLLLVDPTESYGGRTRDGAMRRCISLSAADSSYGHTKGRGALSDTESETWHSEEDEFSEDDEYSSTSWEENDKDEKVSRRRNSGRSVPPNPSFYQARPKTSPGLLEPSPENVNHNLANPDPSKQRRSMVIFNNMKNELEAARRKLAALVHPLNRATTEKRGVPVPRPLPQRPCISRGVKYGPATAQLGNLVPVPPATAAPIPPIKRHKPMVPSLSPYACLPAASTPARPLSSHRSQPDSAADLLSALSQEERDLIEPVIALGYPTRKAILTLQKTGRQSLSQILSYLGACDRLLKQGYEEGQVEEAMEMFQYSEKKAAEFLHLLAQFNDMGFQQNEIKEVLLLCGNQREKALEELVMKAQ; translated from the exons ATGATTTCGTCTGACA CAAGAAATCAGGTGGCAGTGATGAGCTACCTGGATGACATTCCCTTCCGGACAACCATGAGCCTCCACGGAGACTCaggggaagaaaacattttaattactgCTCCAGCCATTGAGCTGCCCGACTGCACGGACATCCTCATGAGCACCATG CACGACTtctctctggaaagaaaagtgcTTTACTGGGTTGAGGTGGCCTCTCAGAAGCAAACCTCAAGGCATCAGGTCACCTCTGAAGTCGTTCCCACGGCTCCgccgtgctggctgctgctggtggaCCCAACTGAGAGCTACGGAGGGAGAACACGTGACGGGGCAATGCGGCGCTGCATCAGCTTGAGCGCTGCCGACAGCAGCTACGGGCACACCAAGGGCAGAGGTGCCTTGTCTGACACAGAGAGTGAGACCTGGCACTCGGAGGAGGACGAGTTCTCAGAGGACGATGAGTACTCCTCGACCTCCTGGGAAGAGAATGACAAGGATGAAAAGGTTTCCAGGAGGAGAAATTCTGGGAGATCTGTGCCTCCAAATCCCAGCTTTTACCAGGCCCGACCAAAGACATCGCCTGGCTTGCTGGAGCCCTCACCAGAGAATGTCAACCATAACCTGGCTAATCCAGACCCAAGCAAGCAGAGAAGATCCATGGTGATATTTAACAACATGAAGAATGAGCTGGAAGCAGCCAGGAGGAAGCTGGCTGCTTTGGTGCATCCTCTGAACAGAGCCACCACAGAGAAGAGAGGGGTCCCGGTGCCACGGCCGCTCCCTCAGCGTCCCTGCATCAGCCGTGGTGTCAAGTATGGTCCAGCCACAGCCCAGCTGGGAAACTTGGTGCCAGTTCCTCCGGCCACGGCCGCACCGATCCCTCCAATCAAACGGCATAAGCCCATGGTGCCG TCCCTCAGCCCCTACGCCTGCCTCCCCGCTGCCTCCACGCCTGCGCGACCTCTCAGTTCCCACAGATCCCAGCCGGATTCAGCAGCTGACCTACTCTCGGCGCTGAGCCAAGAGGAGCGAGACCTCATTGAGCCTGTTATAGCCTTGGGCTACCCTACCCGCAAAGCCATCCTCACCCTCCAGAAGACTGGAAGGCAAAGCTTAAGTCAG ATCCTGAGCTACCTGGGTGCCTGTGACCGGCTGCTGAAGCAGGGCTATGAGGAAGGGCAAGTCGAGGAGGCCATGGAAATGTTCCAGTATTCGGAGAAAAAG gcagctgaaTTCTTGCATTTGTTAGCCCAGTTTAACGATATGGGTTTTCAGCAAAAtgaaatcaaagaagttctctTGCTTTGTGGGAATCAGAGGGAGAAGGCACTGGAAGAGCTTGTGATGAAAGCCCAGTAA